Proteins encoded within one genomic window of Eleutherodactylus coqui strain aEleCoq1 chromosome 1, aEleCoq1.hap1, whole genome shotgun sequence:
- the LOC136612773 gene encoding zinc finger protein 84-like translates to MSKDRNEVTKRILNISLKIIYLLTGESIAVSDHVKGELDLNSALCVFGIEILRIVDLVKLTLKFEREPKSSKSAVPIRCQDVAVYFSMEEWEYLGEHKDLHEDIKIEDHQPPISQENPIEDFDGNFMSSLKCKAEDEDIVQHSPGENLITLNVQPGCNSTDLSYNPPNHEEPSPDRSQNCTTSTGHTGGNSLQCGKQLAKNSGLFTHKRTCTDEKSYSCSQCGKCFPKKSKLVSHERIHTGEKPFSCSECGKCFKLKPSLVRHQKIHRGDLFPCSECGKCFRLKTSLVGHQKIHRGDLFACSECGKCFPEKSKLIRHEKIHTGEKSFSCSECGKGFRNKINLLGHERTHIGEKPFPCSECGKCYAHKSDLVRHQRTHTGEKPFPCSECGKCFKLKISLVRHHRIHTGERPYSCSECGKAFTNKINLDGHERIHTGEKPFSCSECGKCFKLKMSLVRHHRLHTGDLLTCSECGKCFSDKSDLVRHHRIHTGDLFTCSECGKCFTCKSELVRHQRTHTGEKPYSCSVCGKGFVKKSGLVTHQRIHTGKKPFSCSVCGKWFTLKGHLLAHQRIHTGEKPYSCSECGKCFTHKSDLVRHQRIHTGEKPYLCSECGKCFIQKTNLASHQRTHIRAKSF, encoded by the exons ATGAGCAAGGACAGGAATGAAGTTACCAAAAGAATATTAAACATCTCCTTgaagatcatctacctgctgaccggagag TCTATCGCTGTCTCCGACCAtgtgaagggtgagctggacctcaaCAGCGCACTTTGTGTTTTTGGGATTGAGATATTGAGGATTGTGGATTTGGTGAAGCTTACCTTGAAATTTGAGAGAGAGCCAAAGTCCTCCAAGAGTGCA gttcctataaggtgtcaggatgtcgctgtctatttctccatggaggagtgggagtatttaggaGAACACAAGGATCTGCATGAGGACATCAAGATAGAGGACCACCAGCCTCCGATatcacagg AAAATCCCATTGAGGACTTTGATGGAAACTTCATGTCATCGCTAAAGTGTAAAGCAGAAGATGAAGATATTGTGCAGCACTCTccaggagaaaacctcattaccCTTAATGTTCAGCCAGGATGTAACAGTACAGATCTATCATATAATCCCCCTAATCATGAGGAACCTTCTCCTGATCGATCTCAGAATTGTACTACAAGTACAGGTCACACCGGGGGTAACAGTCTGCAATGTGGAAAACAGTTGGCAAAAAACTCAGGTCTTTTTACACACAAAAGAACTTGCACAGATGagaagtcatattcatgttcacagtgtgggaaatgctttccaaaaaaatctaaacttgttagccatgagagaattcacacaggagagaagcccttttcatgttcagaatgtgggaaatgttttaagctgAAACCctctcttgttagacatcagaaaattcacagagGGGACTtatttccatgttcagaatgtgggaaatgttttaggttGAAAACCTCTCTTGTtggacatcagaaaattcacagagGGGACTTAtttgcatgttcagaatgtgggaaatgttttccagAAAAATCAAAACTTATTAGACATgaaaaaattcacacaggagagaagtcattttcatgttcagaatgtgggaagggttttagaaataaaataaatcttcttggacatgagagaactcacataggagagaagccctttccgtgttcagaatgtgggaaatgttatgcccataaatcagatcttgttagacatcagagaactcacacaggagagaagccatttccatgttcagaatgtgggaaatgttttaagctgAAAATCTCTCTTGTTAGACAtcatagaattcacacaggagagaggccatattcatgttcagaatgtgggaaggcttttacaaataaaataaatcttgatggacatgagagaattcacacaggagagaagcccttttcatgttcagaatgtgggaaatgttttaagctgAAAATGTCTCTTGTTAGACATCATAGACTTCACACAGGGGACTTACtcacatgttctgaatgtgggaaatgtttttctgataaatcagatcttgttcgtcatcatagaattcacacaggggacttattcacatgttctgaatgtggaaaatgttttacctgTAAATCAgaacttgttagacatcagagaactcacacaggagaaaagccatattcatgttcagtatgtgggaaaggttttgtgaagaaatcaggtcttgttacacatcagagaattcacaccgggaagaaaccattttcatgttcagtatgtgggaaaTGGTTTACACTTAAAGGACATCTtcttgcacatcagagaattcacacaggagagaagccatattcatgttcagaatgtgggaaatgttttacacataaatcagatcttgttagacatcagagaattcacacaggagagaagccatatttatgttcagaatgtgggaaatgttttatacagAAAACAAATCTTGcttcacatcagagaactcacattAGAGCGAAGTCCTTTTAA